A DNA window from Hevea brasiliensis isolate MT/VB/25A 57/8 chromosome 2, ASM3005281v1, whole genome shotgun sequence contains the following coding sequences:
- the LOC110645043 gene encoding uncharacterized protein At1g27050 has product MSRKRDKPYFSRHDRAPYPKRRRPLPPPQSAEESDDKPAVKPPPPPAVVVMGLLPNSSVLDLKSRFEIYGSISRIRIDRDGVGYVTYRSKDSAEAAIAAALDASFGITIDSKRVQVLWATDPLAQWREGVGVGGNKENGSSSKLLRPEIPLSRHGRVNKLASAIVNPRSSGDTSAVPDVPSKGREIVAYDDIL; this is encoded by the exons ATGAGTCGCAAGAGAGATAAACCATACTTCTCTCGCCACGACCGTGCTCCCTACCCGAAACGGCGTCGCCCTCTGCCTCCTCCACAGTCCGCCGAAGAGAGTGACGACAAGCCAGCCGTGAAGCCGCCTCCGCCACCTGCTGTGGTGGTTATGGGTCTGCTACCGAATTCCTCTGTTCTTGATCTGAAGTCGAGGTTCGAGATCTACGGTTCAATCTCCCGTATCCGCATCGACCGTGATGGCGTCGGGTACGTCACTTACCGGTCCAAGGACTCTGCCGAAGCTGCCATTGCTGCTGCCCTTGACGCCTCCTTTGGCATCACTATTGATTCGAAAAGA GTGCAGGTGTTATGGGCAACGGATCCTCTTGCGCAGTGGAGGGAAGGAGTTGGGGTTGGAGGTAACAAGGAAAATGGGTCATCCTCCAAACTCTTGCGGCCTGAGATACCCTTAAGCAGACACGGCAGAGTTAATAAGCTCGCTTCTGCTATAGTAAACCCGAGAAGTAGTGGTGATACTTCTGCTGTGCCAGATGTGCCGTCCAAAGGCAGGGAGATAGTTGCTTATGATGATATCCTCTAA